A segment of the Vicinamibacteria bacterium genome:
GTGCGTGCTCCCGACCTACTTGGTGGAAGCCAGGGACCTAGAGACCATTCGCTCCTACACCCGGAGAATTGCCCAGGCCCTTCAGGTCAAAGGACTCTTGAACGTCCAGTACGCGGTGAAGGACGGCGCCGTTTTCGTCCTCGAGGCCAACCCGCGCGCGTCGCGGACGGTTCCCTTCGTGAGCAAAGCCACGGGAACACCGCTGGTAAAAGCCGCGCTTCGCGTCATGCTCGGCACGAAGCTCGAGGAGCTCGGCCTCCCCGAGGAGCTCGAGGTGCCGCACGTCGCGGTCAAAGTGCCCGTGCTGCCGTTTGCGAAGTTCCCCGGCGTGGATACACTGCTCGGGCCGGAAATGAAGTCAACCGGAGAAGTGATGGGGATCTCGGATGATTTTGGCATGGCGTTCGCGAAAGGACAGATCGCCGCGGGTCAGAAGCTCCCAGTAGAGGGGACGGTGTTCCTGTCGGTCAACGATCGAGACAAGGCGGGTGTCGTTCACCTCGGCCGTCGCCTCGCAAGGCTCGGCTTCCGCCTCATGGCGACGCGGGGAACCGCTGCCGAGCTTCGCGCCGCCGGACTCGCTGTCGAGCGGGTCTTCAAGGTCAACGAAGCGCGCCCCAACGTCGTGGACCACATGTTGAGTGGCGAGATCGACCTCGTCATCAACACGCCGCTCGGCCGGGAGTCGTTCTACGACGAGCGGGCGTTGCGCCGGACGGCGCTGCAGCTCGGGATCCTGAGCGTCACCACGCTCACCGGTGCGAACGCAACCGTGTCGGGGATCGAGGCGCTGAAACGAGGTGGCGACGTTGCGCGAAGCCTGCAGTCCCTGCACGAAGCGCGAAAGGGCGCACGGTCCCGCCTCCGAGAGCCCATCGCCCGAGGCGGTGCATGATGGGGCGCCTCACGGCAATCGTCTCTTGACGAAGAAACTCACGGGGCCGCCCCGCCCGACGAAGAGCGTTCTCGAGACGATCGGCAACACGCCGCTGGTCGAGCTCACCCGCCTGGCGCCGTCCAGGGGAGCTCGCATTTTCGTCAAGCTCGAGCAGTTCAACCCCACCGGTTCCTATAAGGACCGGATGGCGAAGGCGATGATCGAAGGTGCGGAATCGCGGGGCCTGCTTCTTCCCCGAGCCACCGTGGTCGAGCTCACCGGGGGAAGCACGGGCTCCTCGCTCGCCCTGGTGTGCGCCGTGAAAGGTTATCGACTCAAGCTGGTCTCCTCCGACGCCTACTCTCGAGAAAAGCTCGACACCATGCGGGCGCTCGGCGCGGAGGTGACGATCGTTCCCAGCGAGGAAGGTCGGATCACACCGGACCTCCTCGAGAGGATGAGGAGCGAGGCCGCACGAATCGCTCGAGAAGAGGGCGCGTATTGGACGAACCAATTCAGAAGCCATGACGCCGTCGAGGGCTACTCGGGGATCGGTCGTGAGATCTTCGCCCAGCTCGATGGTGCTCCGGAAGCGTTCGTGGGCGCGGTAGGAACGGGCGGCATGTTGGTCGGCGTGAGTCGAACGTTGAAGCGCCATGGCACCCGGATCGTCGCCCTCGAGCCCGCTTCGTCTCCCGTTCTCACGCAAGGTCGGGCGGGCCCGCACCGTGTCGAAGGCGTCGGAGTCGGCTTCGTGCCTCCTCTGCTCGAAAAGGAGTTCTACGACGAGGTATGGGCCATCGAGGAGCGAGACGCGCGTGAGATGTCACTTCGCCTCGCGAGAGAGGAAGGGATCTTTGCCGGCACGTCTTCGGGACTGAACGTCGTTGGCGCTCGGATGATGGCCTCCCGACTGCCCGAGGAAGCCCGCGTGGTCACCGTGGCGGTCGATACCGGCCTCAAGTATCTCTCCGGCGATCTCTTTCGTTAGTTACGGGAAGCGGTCGCGGGCAACCGGATCAGAGCTCGGCTCGCCTCCGAGTATCATAGCGGGACGGCGCCAGGCGCCTGGAGGGAACTCATGCGAAGAACCCATTCCCGACGCAAAATCTTGAAGCTCGGTGGGGGCGCTCTTTCGGGCGCCGTCTTGGCCCCGATGATCCAGCGCGGTCGCTTTCTTCTGTTCGCGGGAACTTCCCAAGAGCAGGAGTTCTCGGCCCGGGCATTGAAGCTCGTCGAGGAGTCGACGGTCATCGACATGCTCGCGCCGCTCTCGATCGTCTCCGAGCGAAGGAGCGAGTGGCTCCGCCGGCCGGAGAGCTTCACCGAAGCCGAGCTCCGCCTCTATCGCGATTCGGGGATCGATCTGTTTCACGACACGACCGGGGACACGAGCGGAGACGACGCCTTCGCCGGAGCGCTCCAGTGGGCGGCGCAGTGGAACGGCTTTCTCGCCCACCATTCGGAATGGTTTCTCCGCATCACCACCCGGGAGCATTTGAGGGATTTGAACGGCTCGGGAAAGATCGGTTTTCTTCTCGGGCTCCAGAACTCCGATCACTTCCGCACGGTCGACGACATCGACCTGTTCTTCGGCCTCGGCCAGCGGGTCTCCCAGCTCACCTACAACACCCAGAACCGCATCGGGACCGGCTGCATGGACCGCAGTGACGGAGGCCTCAGCGACTTCGGGATCGACGTCGTGAAGAAGATGAACGAGGTGGGGATGGCGGTCGATCTCAGTCACTGCGGCGACCAGACGACGCTCGACGGTATCGAAGCCTCGGCGAAACCGCCGCTGCTCACTCATACCAATGCGAGGGCCCTCAACCCCGGCTACCCCCGGAACAAGACCGACGAGACCTTCAAGAAAATGGCGGCGAAGGGCGGCGTCGCGGGGATGACCGCGGTGCGGAGCTTCGTGCGCGACTCCGAGCCCACGACGATCGAGCATCTCCTCGATCATTACGATCATGTCGCGAAGCTCGTCGGGGTGGAGCACCTGGGGATCGGCTCGGACACGGACATCCGCGGCGGCTATGACGCGCAGAGCAAGGACGACTGGGAGCAGACCGGAGGCCGCTACCGGGCGCAATACCGCTTCCGCCACAAGATCGATATGGACGAGATGACCCAGACCAAGCGAACGTACCTGCTCACCGAAGGATTGATTCGGCGGGGCTACAACGACGCCGACATCTCTCTCGTCCTCGGAGGGAACTTCCAGCGCGTGTTGGGCGAAATCTGGACGGTTTGAGCCCAATGCTAGCTTTCTTCGCCCAGCCGGTGCTTGGCCAGGTAGTGGCGGAGCTGGTGGTAGCGGACGCCGAGCGAACGTGCCGCGCGCGCCTGATTGCCCTCCGCTTCGCGGAGCGCGTCGGCAAGGAGGGAATCGTGATTCCGGTACCTTTTTGTGATGAACAGCTCAGTGGCTCCCGGCGCCCGGAGCCTGGCCGGGTCAGAAATTTTGCATGATTATGCATCGCTGTGATATTCTTATGCGACTGATAGCTGAAAGGAGAACTCGACACATGGGCCGAAAGAAGGTCGTTCTCGCCTATTCGGGAGGGCTCGACACCTCCGTCGCCATTCCGTGGCTCAAGGAGAACTACGACTGCGATGTCGTCGCCATGCTCGCCGATGTTGGCCAGGGAGAAGACCTCCAAAAGGCGGCGAACAAGGCGCGCGCCATCGGCGCCTCGAAGACTTATGTCGAGGACCTGCGCTCCGAGTTCGTTCGAGATTACGTGTTTCCCGCAATCCGCGCGGGAGCGCGCTACGAAGGTACCTATCTTCTTGGCACATCGCTCGCGCGGCCCATCATCGCGAAACGACAGGTCGAGATCGCGATCGACGAGAAAGCGGAAGCCGTGGCGCACGGCTGCACCGGCAAGGGCAACGATCAGGTGCGATTCGAGCTCACTTATCAGGCGCTCGCCCCCGAGCTCGAAGTGATTGCTCCCTGGCGCATCTGGAACATCCGTTCCCGCGAGGACGCGCTCGCTTACGCCGCGGCTCATGGCATCCCCGTCGAGCAGAGCAAGGAGAATATCTACAGCCGAGACCAAAACTTGATGCACTTGAGCCACGAAGGAGGCGTTCTCGAGGACCCGTGGACACCGCCGCCCGCGAACCTGTATCAGTTGACGGCCTCGCCCGATGAAGCTCCCGATGAGCCTCAGCTGGTTTCCATCGGCTTCAAACGGGGGACACCGGTCTCGGTGGACGACCGCGCGGCGGAGCCGGTCGCGCTGCTCGAGAATCTGAACGCGCTCGGCGGAAAACACGGCGTGGGCCGGCTCGATATCGTCGAGAACCGTCTCGTGGGAATGAAATCTCGAGGGGTTTATGAAACGCCCGGCGGGACGATTCTGCACGAAGCCCACCGCGCGCTCGAGAGCATCACCCTCGACCGCCAGACCTCTCACTTCAAAACGATCATCGCGAACCGTTACGCCGATCTCGTGTACGACGGCCAGTGGTTCTCTCCGCTGCGGGAAGCCCTCGATGCTTTCGTCGAGTCCACCCAGGAGACCGTGACCGGCGAAGTCCTGGTCCAGCTCTACAAGGGGACGGTGCAGGCTGTTGGCCGCCGCTCGCCCTTCAGCCTCTATTCCGAGCAGTTCGCGACGTTCGGCGAGGACGACGTCTACCAGCAGGCGGACGCCGAGGGCTTCATCCGCATACTCGGTCTGCCGCAGAGAATTCGCTACTTGACCCATAAGGCTCGGCTAGCGACACTCTCTCCCGTGCTCGCCAAATGGCAGGAGAAGAATCAACTCGAAGGGGTGGGCTCCGGGGTTCGGTGAAGCTCTGGGGTGGCCGATTCCGAGCGCCCACGGCGCCGGAGCTCGAAAGGCTCGGCCACTCGATTCATTTCGACCGGAGGCTCTGGGCCGAGGACGTCGACGTCAATCGGGCCTACGCGCGTGAGCTCCATGCCGTAGGCCTTCTCGGCGACAACGAGCTCGAGACCCTCCTCGCGGGACTCGACCGCGTCGGGGAGAGGCTTCGAGAAGAGCCTCCCCTCGACGACGAAGACATCCACACCGCCGTGGAGCGGACTCTCGCCGAAGAGATCTCCCCGGAGATTGCGGCGAAGCTTCCGACCGGACGGAGCCGAAACGACCTCGCCGCGACCGAGCTGCGCATCTACGTGGCGCGAGCGATCGCGGTTCGGATCGAGGAGCTGCGTCGGCTCCAGTCCAGTTTGGTGGAAAAAGCAAAGGCCCACACCAAGACGATGCTGCCAGGATACACGCACCTCCGGCGCGGGCAGCCCGTGGTCTTCGCTCAGTATCTGCTCGCGTATTTCTGGGCGCTCGAGCGCGACCGCTCGCGGCTCGCGGCCGCGCGATCTCGTTGCCGCCAGCTTCCTCTCGGTGCGGGAGCTCTCGCGGGGAACCCTTTCGGCGTCGATCGCAAAAGGCTGGCCGAGGCACTCGACTTCGACGGCGTTCTCCCCAACAGTATCGACGCCGTCTCCGCCCGTGACCACCTGATCGAGGTTCTCACGGCTGCCGCAATCCTCGGGACTCACCTCTCGCGGATGGCCGAGGATCTGATTCTCTTCTCGTCGGCCGAGTTCGGCTTCGTCTCCCTGGACGAGCGGTACGCGACCGGCTCGAGCATCATGCCGCAGAAGCAGAATCCGGACGGACTCGAGCTGACTCGAGGAAAGGCGGGTCGGCTGATCGGTGACCTGGTGGCTCTCCTCACCGCCGTCAAAGGCTTGCCCACTGGATATCAACGCGATCTCCAGGAAGACAAAGAGCCCGTTTTCGACGCGCTCGACACCTTGGCCCTCGTGCTGCCGGTGATGGACGGGATCGTGCGCACGCTCGTCGTGAACGAGCACGCCATGGCGGAGGCCCTCTCCTCGGACCTTTTGGCGACCGACCTCGCCGAGTATCTCGTCCGCAAGGGTGTTCCGTTCCGGACCGCGCACGAGACCGTCGGACGCGTGCTCGCCCTCGCGAGCGAGATGGGCGTCGAGCCCCAGGCGCTTTCGCTCGAGCAGCTCGAGGAGATCTCTTCCGCGTTCGACGACGACGTTACCTCGGTCTGGAGCTTCGAAGCTTCTATCGCCCTCCGTGATACGGAAGGTGGCGTCTCGCCGCGGGCCCTCGAAGAGCAGCTGACCAAGGCCTTTCGAGCGCTGGACACGCCCGCGGATCCGGAATAACCTCGCGGCGTGGGTCCGTCTTTTCTGGTGGTACGTCTCAGCTCGCTGGGAGACCTCGTCCACACGCTGCCAGCCGTCTCCGCGTTGAGGAGGGGGTTTCCCGACTCCCGCATCGACTGGCTCGTCGAAAGGCGGCATAGCGAGGTGCTCCGGGACAATCCCGACATCGACGAGGTGATCGAAGTCGACACCCTGGCGTGGCGCCGCCGCCTGCTTTCGCGGAGGACGTGGAGTGAGATCCGGTCGAGCGTCCGGAGGATTCGAGCGCGCCGCTACGACGCCGTGCTGGATCTGCAGGGAACCATCAAATCCTCGGTCTCGTCATTTCTTGCCAAGGGGAACCGGCGCATCGGCTTTGCGGACGATCAGCTGAAGGAGCGCGTCGCCGGGTGGCTCTACACCGAACGAGTTCATCCAAACGGCAACCGGGCGCACGCGATCGATCGTCACCTCTACCTCCTGACGGCCCTCGGGATCGAAAGCGACCGGCGCTCCTTCCCCATCGCCGTGTCCGAAGAGGTCGAGTCCGTCGGACGAGCGACGCTTTCCGGACTCGGCTTGACCGACTTCGTGGTCGTGAACCCGGGAGGGTCCTGGACCACCAAGAGGTGGAGTCCCGAGAAGTTCGGGGCCCTCGCCGCCGCCATTTACCGGGAATGGAAACTCCCCACATTGATCACCTGGGGCCCGGGTGAGCAGGGCCTGGCCCGGGAGGTCGCAGAGGCTTCGGCTTCCGCGGCGCAGGTCGCGCCCGCCACATCGCTCAGGGAGATGATGCCACTCGTCCGGAAAGCCAGACTCCTCGTGAGCGGCGACACCGGCCCGATGCACGTTGCTTCGGCGTTGGGTGTTCCTGTCGTCGGGATCTTCGGGCCCACCGATCCCGCTCGGAACGGGCCGTTCGGCGAGGCGGACGAGGTCGTGTTGAAAACGGTGGCCTGCGGTCCTTGTTACAAACAGCGCTGTCCCGGGTTCGGCAACGTTTGTATGACCTCCATCGAGGTCGAGGACGTTCTTTCGGCGGTGCGAAGAAAGCTGGGCTCGCGATGATCGACCTCGACGCGGTGCGGCACACGCCGCTATTGCACTCGCCCTTCGCGCATTTCGTCGTGCCTCGCTTCGTTAGGAAGGACGCGTTCGCCCCGATCCTTCGTGATTTTCCCGAGATGCCCCATCCGGGAAGCTTTCCTCTCAGCAAGCTGCGTTATGGCCCGGCGTTTCAAGCCCTCGTGGACGCGCTTCAGGGGGGCGACCTTCGGGAGGTCGTCGAGAAGAAGTTCGACATCGACCTCGCCGATCGTCCCACGCTGATAACCGTCCGCGGCCGTGCCCGTGCCAAGGACGGGCGCATCCACACCGACACTTCCGTCAAGCTCATTACCGTCCTCGTTTACCTCAATGAGGGATGGACGGGGGACGGAGGGTTGCTGCGGTTGCTTCGATCCTCCTCGAGCCTCGACGACTTCTTCGCCGAGGTGCGTCCCGAGCTCGGCACGGCGGTGTTCTTTCGGTGCACCGACAATGCCTGGCACGGACACACTCCGTTCGTGGGCGAGCGCCGGGCCCTTCAGCTCAACTGGGTGCGAGATGCTTCGGTAGTTCGCCGCGAGGAGCGCCGCCACGCGCTGTCGGCGGGAGTGAAGAGCTGGATGTCGTTGCGCGCCGTTCGGCAAGAGAGGAACCTGTAGGCGGTTCTCGAGCCAGCAAACGGCTGTTCCAGGTCACCGAGCGGCGGATGGAATCGAAAAGTGCGCACGGGGTTTACAATGAAAGGAACGGATCCCAGCGTTGCGTTCCTTCGAGAAGCGCCTCAGCGAGCGTGTCGAGCATCCCCTCGGGGCTCGGCTCTTGCCCATTTTGCTTCAGCCAACCGGGCTCAGCACCGCAGGCTATCCCTATCTGAAGCGCGAAGCCTGGGAGCGGTTTCGCGACACCGTCCCCCATCTCTTTGCGATGGGTCTCGACGTGTTGCGGGCGGTCGCGGAGATCGAAAAGGCGGCCAGGGAGATCGACTCCCCCGCGAGCGACGAGCTGAAAAATGCCACCAAGGTGGCGCGGCAGATCGTGCTCACCGCCGCGATCACCGCGCCGACCGACCTCTGGTTGATGCGCCACGTGCTCGGATTCTTCCGCGAGCTGGGCTTGCTGGATCGACTCCTGGACGGTGAAGCGATCTATCCTGCGAGCTGCAACGCCACCTTTCGCGGGCGCAAGCGGAAACTCGATCCCCGCGAGCTCGACATCGACCTGCACTTCCTCCTGTCGCGCGGCGTAATCGAACAGTACGACAACGGCTTTCGGGTCGCGGGACATCCCCGGGTATCGAGGCTCCTGCGCACGATCGGACCTTTGCGCACACCGCCCGGTGGAGCGACGCGTCTGTGGAGACGTCTCTTTGCCGGGGACGAGCTCGAGCCAGCCGAGCTGGAAGTCCTGCTCGATCTGGCGTACTCGGCCACCCGCCGCCAGGATGACTTCCAGAACCACTGGTTTCCCACTTGGGAAGAAGTCGAGCTTGGCTATCGGCTCATCCCTTTGGTGCTCGGGCTTCGGGCGAACGAGCTGACCGCGGAGCTCCGCGAGGGAACGCTCGTCCGACCCGGCCACTGGAGCTCGCGACACCTGGCGAGCGCCGCGGGGGCACTCGAGCTCCTCACGGCATGCGGTTGGGTGGAGCGAAGGGGCGAGGACTACCGGGTAACGACCCTGGGTCATCGAGGGTTTACGCGGGGGCCCGGACCCTTCGGCATCATCGAGACCTATCATCCTTACATGAGTCGCGGCGTCGACATCCTGCTCGAAGGGCGGGGTGAGGTATGGGTACGGCGTGGTGAGAATGTGGGCGCGAGCCAGGATGCGAACCGGCTCACCTTCACCTCGGCCAACGATGCCCTCGACCGATTCTGCCGTGAAACGGGGTTTCGCTATGAGGTGTTCATCGAGCACGCCATCGGGCGGGGCGAGGCGACGCGCCAGCGTTACGAGCGCTCGGGCCAGGACACCATTCGGTACGTGGGCGCCGACCTCGAGGACGACGCCATCGACGCCGCGGTCGAAGAGCAGCGCCAGGAAAAGCTCCCGTCCAACATGCTCTTCGTGCGCCGCGCGGATATCGGAAAGCCTTACGTTCTTCTCGAAGCATTACGTCGCGAGAACATCGATCCGAAAGGCGCGGTGATGCTCGTCGGGAATGGGTTCCACGAAGTACGGAATCAAACCGATGAGAAAATGGTC
Coding sequences within it:
- a CDS encoding cysteine synthase family protein, with translation MTKKLTGPPRPTKSVLETIGNTPLVELTRLAPSRGARIFVKLEQFNPTGSYKDRMAKAMIEGAESRGLLLPRATVVELTGGSTGSSLALVCAVKGYRLKLVSSDAYSREKLDTMRALGAEVTIVPSEEGRITPDLLERMRSEAARIAREEGAYWTNQFRSHDAVEGYSGIGREIFAQLDGAPEAFVGAVGTGGMLVGVSRTLKRHGTRIVALEPASSPVLTQGRAGPHRVEGVGVGFVPPLLEKEFYDEVWAIEERDAREMSLRLAREEGIFAGTSSGLNVVGARMMASRLPEEARVVTVAVDTGLKYLSGDLFR
- a CDS encoding membrane dipeptidase, with product MRRTHSRRKILKLGGGALSGAVLAPMIQRGRFLLFAGTSQEQEFSARALKLVEESTVIDMLAPLSIVSERRSEWLRRPESFTEAELRLYRDSGIDLFHDTTGDTSGDDAFAGALQWAAQWNGFLAHHSEWFLRITTREHLRDLNGSGKIGFLLGLQNSDHFRTVDDIDLFFGLGQRVSQLTYNTQNRIGTGCMDRSDGGLSDFGIDVVKKMNEVGMAVDLSHCGDQTTLDGIEASAKPPLLTHTNARALNPGYPRNKTDETFKKMAAKGGVAGMTAVRSFVRDSEPTTIEHLLDHYDHVAKLVGVEHLGIGSDTDIRGGYDAQSKDDWEQTGGRYRAQYRFRHKIDMDEMTQTKRTYLLTEGLIRRGYNDADISLVLGGNFQRVLGEIWTV
- a CDS encoding helix-turn-helix domain-containing protein; this translates as MSDPARLRAPGATELFITKRYRNHDSLLADALREAEGNQARAARSLGVRYHQLRHYLAKHRLGEES
- a CDS encoding argininosuccinate synthase, with the translated sequence MGRKKVVLAYSGGLDTSVAIPWLKENYDCDVVAMLADVGQGEDLQKAANKARAIGASKTYVEDLRSEFVRDYVFPAIRAGARYEGTYLLGTSLARPIIAKRQVEIAIDEKAEAVAHGCTGKGNDQVRFELTYQALAPELEVIAPWRIWNIRSREDALAYAAAHGIPVEQSKENIYSRDQNLMHLSHEGGVLEDPWTPPPANLYQLTASPDEAPDEPQLVSIGFKRGTPVSVDDRAAEPVALLENLNALGGKHGVGRLDIVENRLVGMKSRGVYETPGGTILHEAHRALESITLDRQTSHFKTIIANRYADLVYDGQWFSPLREALDAFVESTQETVTGEVLVQLYKGTVQAVGRRSPFSLYSEQFATFGEDDVYQQADAEGFIRILGLPQRIRYLTHKARLATLSPVLAKWQEKNQLEGVGSGVR
- the argH gene encoding argininosuccinate lyase, encoding MAGEESTRRGGLRGSVKLWGGRFRAPTAPELERLGHSIHFDRRLWAEDVDVNRAYARELHAVGLLGDNELETLLAGLDRVGERLREEPPLDDEDIHTAVERTLAEEISPEIAAKLPTGRSRNDLAATELRIYVARAIAVRIEELRRLQSSLVEKAKAHTKTMLPGYTHLRRGQPVVFAQYLLAYFWALERDRSRLAAARSRCRQLPLGAGALAGNPFGVDRKRLAEALDFDGVLPNSIDAVSARDHLIEVLTAAAILGTHLSRMAEDLILFSSAEFGFVSLDERYATGSSIMPQKQNPDGLELTRGKAGRLIGDLVALLTAVKGLPTGYQRDLQEDKEPVFDALDTLALVLPVMDGIVRTLVVNEHAMAEALSSDLLATDLAEYLVRKGVPFRTAHETVGRVLALASEMGVEPQALSLEQLEEISSAFDDDVTSVWSFEASIALRDTEGGVSPRALEEQLTKAFRALDTPADPE
- the waaC gene encoding lipopolysaccharide heptosyltransferase I; the encoded protein is MGPSFLVVRLSSLGDLVHTLPAVSALRRGFPDSRIDWLVERRHSEVLRDNPDIDEVIEVDTLAWRRRLLSRRTWSEIRSSVRRIRARRYDAVLDLQGTIKSSVSSFLAKGNRRIGFADDQLKERVAGWLYTERVHPNGNRAHAIDRHLYLLTALGIESDRRSFPIAVSEEVESVGRATLSGLGLTDFVVVNPGGSWTTKRWSPEKFGALAAAIYREWKLPTLITWGPGEQGLAREVAEASASAAQVAPATSLREMMPLVRKARLLVSGDTGPMHVASALGVPVVGIFGPTDPARNGPFGEADEVVLKTVACGPCYKQRCPGFGNVCMTSIEVEDVLSAVRRKLGSR
- a CDS encoding 2OG-Fe(II) oxygenase — encoded protein: MIDLDAVRHTPLLHSPFAHFVVPRFVRKDAFAPILRDFPEMPHPGSFPLSKLRYGPAFQALVDALQGGDLREVVEKKFDIDLADRPTLITVRGRARAKDGRIHTDTSVKLITVLVYLNEGWTGDGGLLRLLRSSSSLDDFFAEVRPELGTAVFFRCTDNAWHGHTPFVGERRALQLNWVRDASVVRREERRHALSAGVKSWMSLRAVRQERNL